A region from the Medicago truncatula cultivar Jemalong A17 chromosome 6, MtrunA17r5.0-ANR, whole genome shotgun sequence genome encodes:
- the LOC120575887 gene encoding uncharacterized protein — protein sequence MWDMTHKRVDGKYVNEEAQKIGEKICNHIAENPDAYSEISPNDIVGKIFGKEHSGRVRGMGMRVVPTIAFKHTTTQLSGMEFGSFRGSTSSGSSALVNQKLATMEAQMTALVGYIKAKEGGSLPPELAAALFPNDTQQVSNVGSESPTSNDITRSSDESNARGA from the exons ATGTGGGATATGACCCACAAAAGGGTAGATGGGAAGTATGTGAATGAAGAAGCTCAGAAGATAGGG GAGAAAATTTGCAATCATATAGCTGAAAACCCTGATGCTTATTCTGAAATTTCTCCAAATGATATTGTTGGCAAGATATTTGGAAAAGAGCATTCTGGCCGTGTTCGAGGAATGGGCATGAGAGTGGTTCCTACTATTGCTTTTAAGCATACTACCACACAACTTAGCGGTATGGAGTTTGGCTCTTTTCGTGGTAGTACTTCAAGCGGAAGTTCTGCATTGGTGAACCAAAAACTTGCAACTATGGAGGCTCAAATGACAGCACTTGTTGGCTACATTAAAGCAAAGGAAGGTGGTTCACTACCTCCAGAGTTAGCTGCTGCCTTATTTCCCAATGATACACAACAG GTATCAAACGTAGGAAGTGAATCTCCAACATCCAATGACATAACTAGATCATCAGATGAAAGCAACGCACGTGGAGCATGA